One segment of Gadus chalcogrammus isolate NIFS_2021 chromosome 8, NIFS_Gcha_1.0, whole genome shotgun sequence DNA contains the following:
- the slc25a42 gene encoding mitochondrial coenzyme A transporter SLC25A42: protein MGNGVQDQRAAHTPGEVLPSASSSHSEPRPSVLNSLLSGALAGALAKTAVAPLDRTKIIFQVSSARFSAKEAYRLIYRTYLKDGFLSLWRGNSATMVRVIPYAAIQFCAHEQYKIFLGGIYGFQGKALPPIPRLLAGSMAGTTAAMLTYPLDMVRARMAVTPKEMYGNIVHVFGRISREEGLKTLYRGFTPTILGVVPYAGISFFTYETLKKVHAERSGRPQPYSYERLAFGACAGLLGQSASYPLDVVRRRMQTAGVTGHTYGTIAGTMREIVAEEGVVRGLYKGLSMNWVKGPIAVGISFTTFDLTQILLRKLQRMGYTSR from the exons ATGGGTAATGGTGTCCAGGACCAACGGGCAGCACACACACCGGGAGAAGTGTTGCCATCGGCCTCCTCCAGTCATTCGgag CCAAGACCATCTGTCCTCAACTCCCTCCTGTCGGGCGCTCTAGCGGGTGCTCTGGCCAAGACAGCTGTAGCCCCGTTGGACAGAACCAAGATCATCTTCCAAG TGTCTTCCGCAAGATTTTCTGCCAAG gaggcctacaggttgATCTACCGGACCTACCTGAAGGATGGCTTCCTCAGCCTGTGGCGGGGGAACTCTGCCACCATGGTGCGGGTCATCCCCTACGCTGCCATCCAGTTCTGTGCTCATGAGCAGTACAAGATATTCCTGGGGGGAATATATGGCTTCCAAGGGAA GGCCCTGCCTCCGATACCACGGTTACTGGCTGGCTCCATGGCAGGTACCACAGCAGCCATGTTGACCTATCCTTTGGACATGGTACGTGCGAGGATGGCAGTCACACCCAAAGAAAT GTACGGTAACATAGTGCACGTGTTTGGACGGATCTCCCGGGAGGAGGGCCTGAAGACGCTGTACAGAGGCTTCACCCCCACCATCCTGGGCGTGGTGCCCTACGCAGGCATCAGCTTCTTCACCTACGAGACCCTCAAGAAGGTGCACGCAg agcGAAGCGGCCGCCCCCAGCCCTACTCCTACGAGCGGCTGGCGTTCGGCGCGTGCGCAGGGCTGCTGGGCCAGTCGGCGTCCTACCCCCTGGACGTGGTGCGGCGGCGCATGCAGACGGCGGGCGTGACGGGCCACACCTACGGCACCATCGCCGGCACCATGCGGGAGATCGTGGCGGAGGAGGGCGTGGTGCGGGGCCTCTACAAGGGCCTGAGCATGAACTGGGTGAAGGGCCCCATCGCCGTGGGCATCAGCTTCACCACCTTCGACCTCACGCAGATCCTCCTGAGGAAGCTGCAACGAATGGGCTACACGTCCCGGTAA
- the armc6 gene encoding armadillo repeat-containing protein 6 produces the protein MARRRITQETFDAVVKENMDDFEMDPDDALKDAVEQFDSQGVDLTCIVKAVPVTSEDKQGDQMQVHEVLQALDALKNTGDITTITAESEIISDLKRFTEQCSIGFAQRHLASTKDAYPVILSCCKRSLEDKEGVIASLSALSALTNGQPDLLNAEGQTLLILILNKYREDPAVTSIGFRTIRHCCLKHEQNRQDLVKGGVLPLLTGAISRNTECGELVKEACATLRYMTFDDDIRVAFGNAHEHAKMIVQDHNALKIITAAAKAHVDNFSVLSELCATLSRLAVRNEYCQDICDLGGLKFMMTLLVDSYESQELVRQVFCALKAIAGNDDVKDAVVNAGGVPLIVIAMNRHMGNPHVCEQGSACLSVLALRKPKNCTVIMENGGTLAAVQCMRTHPDVVNVQRQACMLLRNLVSSMEHFCQPILAMGAQPLIAQALQTHGDLGDVFKAALRDLGCEVELKELWTGKKGSLTY, from the exons ATGGCAAGACGTAGGATCACACAGGAAACCTTCGATGCGGTGGTCAAAGAAAACATGGATGATTTCGAGATGGATCCTGATGATGCTTTGAAGGATGCTGTGGAGCAGTTTGATTCTCAAG GTGTGGATCTCACCTGCATTGTCAAAGCTGTACCAGTTACATCTGAAGACAAACAAGGGGACCAAATGCAAGTTCACGAAGTCTTACAG GCACTGGACGCCTTAAAAAACACTGGTGACATAACAACCATTACCGCAGAGAGCGAGATCATTTCCGACCTAAAACGCTTCACAGAGCAGTGTTCCATTGGATTTGCCCAGCGGCACCTGGCTTCTACGAAAGATGCATATCCTGTCATCCTTTCCTGCTGCAAAAGGAGTTTAGAGGACAAGGAAGGTGTAATAGCTTCTCTCTCTGCCCTGTCTGCACTGACCAATGGACAGCCGGACTTGTTAAACGCAGAGGGTCAAACCCTTCTCATACTGATCCTAAACAAGTATCGAGAAGACCCCGCCGTTACGTCTATTGGCTTTCGCACAATACGTCACTGCTGCTTGAAGCATGAGCAGAACAGGCAAGATTTGGTGAAAGGGGGAGTGCTTCCTCTGCTTACCGGCGCCATCAGCCGTAACACAGAATGCGGCGAGCTGGTCAAAGAGGCCTGCGCCACTCTCCGGTACATGACCTTCGATGATGATATCAGAGTTGCGTTCGGGAACGCCCACGAGCATGCCAAGATGATTGTTCAGGACCACAACGCATTGAAGATCATAACTGCAGCTGCTAAAG CTCATGTGGATAATTTCTCTGTGCTGAGTGAATTGTGCGCTACTTTGTCCCGACTGGCTGTGAGGAATGAATATTGTCAAGACATCTGTGATTTGGGAGGACTAAAATTCATGATGACTCTGCTTGTAGACAGCTATGAGTCCCAG GAGCTGGTCCGTCAGGTTTTCTGCGCGTTAAAGGCAATCGCCGGGAACGACGATGTCAAAGACGCCGTGGTGAACGCGGGTGGAGTCCCGCTCATCGTCATCGCCATGAACAGACATATGGGCAACCCACAT GTGTGTGAGCAGGGCAGTGCCTGTCTCTCGGTCCTGGCCTTGCGTAAGCCCAAAAACTGCACAGTCATCATGGAGAACGGAGGTACTCTTGCAGCGGTCCAGTGTATGAGGACGCACCCGGATGTGGTTAATGTGCAG AGACAGGCGTGTATGCTTTTGAGGAACCTGGTGAGCAGCATGGAACACTTCTGCCAACCCATCCTGGCGATGGGTGCCCAGCCGCTGATAGCCCAGGCGCTGCAGACCCACGGAGACCTCGGGGATGTGTTCAAAGCGGCCCTCCGAGACCTGGGCTGTGAGGTGGAGCTCAAAGAGCTGTGGACGGGCAAGAAGGGCAGCCTCACATACTGA